The sequence TGGCATTTCCATTTTTTCAATGTTAATGCCCAAAATCGCTTGATAAAAATTTATTGCTCGTGAAATATCCGTTGCTGGAATTTCAAAAATTGAAATATGACTTTTCATTTTATTTCTTTTTAGATTAGATTCAACTGTGATAGTCTCGGTTTTTGATTTGTTTTGGCTGTTACAGACAGTAATACTTAAGGAAAGAATTATAGCTGTATAAAGAATGTTTTTTTTCATATCGTTCTGCTTAATTTGATAAGACAAATTTAGATTACGTGTGAATACCAAAATTGTAAAAATGCGACACGTTGACTATTTGTAGAAAAGGGTAGATAGTGCCATATTTTCATTGCCTAAAAACTCCTTCGGGTTAATTCCAGTAAACTCCTTAAAGTCTTTTATGAAATGTGCTTGGTCAAAATATTCGCTTTTATATGCAATGTCAGTTAGGTTCTCTGTCTTCTTGTTAAGTAACATTTTTAGAGCAGTTTGCAAACGTATTACTTTACCTAACTGTTTTGGACTAACTCCAATTTGATTTTTGAAATTTCGTTCAAGTTGTCTCCGTTTTGATAAATCTTCTTTAAGAATTGTGCTTATCGAAGCACTTCCGTTTGTTGCTAAAAGTGCATCAATAGTAGTTTTTACGATATTGTCGATTGTAGTTTTTTCGTTTAACTTATCTAAAAGAAAATTTTCAATTATTTCTATTCGTTCATTACTATTCGTTGCCTCTATTATTTTTTGTTCCAATTCGTTTGCGGTTTTTTCTCCAAACAACAAATCTATTGGTGTTTCCTTATTCGCCAAGTTTTTAATCGGTATTGATACGAAATTCGCAAAACCGTAAGGATAAAAACGAATTGCAAATGTATTTACGTAGCCTGTCGGTTCAATATAAAAGGGTTCAATTGTTTGTCCGAGAACCATTGCACGAGGTTGTATAATAAATTCATCTCCAGAAGTATATCGTTTAATGTCGTCTCCAAGTATAAATGCCATTTCAATTGTTCCGTCTGGAATTATCCGCTGTCTTTGTGCATCAGATTCAGCAGGAACTTCTAAAGTCCAATAACAACTGATAAGAGATTCCAAATCAATATTTGGTTGAAATGTTTGGTAGTTCATTTGTAGTTCTTTTTTTGAGTGAAGGATAACTCGTTTATATGTATGACTATATACAGGTACCAAAATGATTATATATATACATGATTTTGCATTTTATATTTACAAATATAACTTTACCATTTTACTCTTACAGTAGGTATTTCTACCTGTTTTTATGTACTTGTAAAATAATTAACTTAACTATTTTATAAGTCATGATTCATTTTCTAATTACAAATTAATTATATGCTATTGAATTTGACCTCATTGTTTGGACTTTGCGGAGTAGGTTATTTTAAATTGTTGAATTGTAATGAGTCTCTATTTTATTTAAAACAGTTTTTAAATTCTCATTTTCTTCACAAACTTCAATATACAAGTTGGAATAAAATTCTTTGTTATTATTATGTACTTGTTTAAATTCATCTAACATGAATTCATAAGTAGCATCTAGATTAGTCTGACTTTCTAAAAATTGATTTATAGGATATTCTTCTAACAAATAACTCAAATTTTCTTCACTATGCTGTCCACTTGCTGAAAAAAGACTAACAGCCAGTAATTCCATACTGTCTAAGTTGCAACCATATTTTTCAAAAGCAAATAGTAATCCCATATATTCGTGGACAGTATGGTCTGTATCTAAGGTTTTTAAAAATGCACCATATAATTTACAATATTTACTATTTGATCTTAGTAAGGCTATAGCAAGAGTTAAACCAAAAACTTGTTCTTCATCTCTATAAAGGACAGCATATTTACCTACATCTAGGTTGTGTTTAATAATTAAATGTAATAAGTCTACTACTAGCTTTGTAGATTCTGGGAAAGAGCATGCAGCTTCAAAGAATGCAGCATCACTGTCTTCTTTTAAATATAAAACATCGTAACCTTGAAAGTAATCTTTCATTGGTTCACATTTAACTTCAAAAGAAGAAAATTCCCCATTTATGTACTTTCCAAAAATAAGTTTTAAAAATTCCCCATCTTCTATTTTAGTTAATAGTTTCTCATTTGTTATTTCTTTAATCAAACCATTTAAGGTTTCACAAATGTCTTTTTCTGACTCTAAATTGGATATTATTTCTTTTTTCATTATTTCTTCTTTTTTTGTACATCTAAAAAATATAAGTATAAGTTCATTTATTAGTATAAAAAGTTCTTATTTAAAAAGTAAATTAAGAATAATTATAGTATTAAATTTTTAACAAAGGTAAACCTCATATTTAGTTCAAAAATCACTATAAATAAGTATTTTTGATATTTAATTTATGTATTTAAGCAAAAAAATATTCTATTGATGGTAGTTCATTTTTTTATTAAAAGCTAAATTAAAGAAACGTTAAAGTATTGATAACAAGTTAAAAATAGCTCAATTGGGTTAGATGATAATTACACTACTGGTTATTTTAAACCTTTTTTTCTAATTTTGAAATTAAAATAATGTAACCATTTCCAATAATTAACATTGCAAAACAATGAAACGCTAGACTAAACCAATCTTTCATTAGTAAGGATAATAGAGTATCAAATCCATAAAGAATGATACAGAATAAATATGCTTTTTTATTTCCTTGTTTACTTTTAGTTCCTAGTACTATGAAAAGTAAAGAAATTAAAATTGTAATAATTAAAATGAAATAATGTGAATCTATATTTATAATGTTTTCTACTCCTTGAAAAGTAGTATAAATAAAATAATTTACGTTTAAGCCCAAAATAAATCGGAAATCATGATTGAATATAAAAGCAATTATATTAATTAGTGAAAATATACCTATTGCAGATATAAATGAAGTACCGTTTTGTATTAGTTTTTGCTCTTTAGTTTTTTCACTTTGTACATCTGATTTTTCATCGTCTCTTATTTTTAATACTTCGCTTGCTGTTGGTTTCAAACCCCTTTCATTTGCAATTTTTTTTGCAATTTTAACTTCTAGGTTTTTCCACTTTGAGGGTGTAACAAGTACTTCTATAATATCTTTATCTGAAAAAGTATACAGGTAATGATCTTCATTGTTTTCAAGTATTTCATTTTCATATGTTTCTTGTATTTTATCGACGCTCTCGAAATCCGAAGGTTTTATTTTTACAATTACTTCGTTTGCTGTCGCATCGTTTACTAATCTAAATTTTATAACAGGTTCTTGCAGTTCATATTGGATACTATGATTCTTTAATAATTGAATTAATTCTTCAGCATCAATTTCATCTTCAAATTTTTTATATTCTATAAAATCATCCATTTTTTTTATAATTTTATTATAAGGTTTTAAGCCTTTCTTTCCTTTGGGTAAAAGTAGAATAAAAGATAACAATTTCAAAAGAACTTTGGCATTCATAGAAAAAGGAAGTCTAGGTTTGTTTGCACTATGATATTTGCGTTTCTAATGAATATTTTAATTGCACTTTATGTAGTTGGTGAATTATTTTAAATCCGTATTATTTTTCATGTTGTATTCATTTATTATGTCATCATTTGAACGATAATCGCCTAGTCTTAGTGAATCAAATTCATCTTTTCCTTCATGTTTATAAATACCAATTTCTTTTAGTGCTTCATTAATCGCATCATTTACTAGCTTTGCTTTAGTTGGTATTTTTGGATTTTCAATTCCATCAAATGAAATGATTGGACCTAAAATAAGATTACCATTTTCCCATACTTCTGCAATTTGAAAACCTGGTCCGCCAAAATAATCGGTTTCTAAATAAAGACATTTTCCTTTAAAAGAAAACTCTTTGAGAATTTTAAGTGTTTGATTGCTTAATTCTTGATAGGGTTCAATTGTTTGCTCAGAATAATTAGATCCATATTTATTTTTAAAAGGTATTAAAAAATAGTTTCCTACTAAATTTACACTAGGTAATTCTCCTTGATATTTGAAACTCGTTATTATTCCATTTATTGTATGCGCCATTTTAATAAAATTTAATGATATTAATACCCTGTAATGAAAAATTCATTTCTTATAAAACTTAACTTTTTAGATACTTTAATTGTTTTAATTTCATCATTACATTCTGAACTAATTATTTCAATAGGCTGTGCTAACCAATCTAGTTCTGCTAAACACGTTTCTGTTTTTTGAGTTATACTATTGTTTTTTATAGTGCTGCTTATTGTTTGTGAAGCTTCTGCATCTTGAAATGTACGTGCTAGTGTTAATGTATCTGTTGTTTTGTTCGCTATTTCATCATATAACAATCCGTAAGTGCGTATTCCATAATCATATTGTTCGCTAACAATTAGTAGGTATTCGTTTGGCTTAATTTGTACTTTTCCAACAGGTAATAGTGTGGTGTTTTCTGTCCAATCAAATGTTTTTAATTGTAAGAAATATTTTTGATAGGCTAGAGGAATTAGTTTTTCTTTCGAAAAAAGGTGTATTTGTAAATCTTCAGGAATTATTATTTTAATACTGTCTGTTGAGAGTGTTTGAAAAAAATGTAATGGGGTAGTTGTCTTCTTATTCGATTGATTATTGCAATTGATAAATAGAATTGCAAAGAGAAAATATACTATTTTTTTCATTTTTTATAAATTTTACCAAGGACCATTTCTTGTAATATTAACAAATGAATTTCCATCGAAACGATAGGCTCCTTTAAAACCAACAAACCATAATCGTTGTTGTTGATCTTCATAGATTTGAAATGTTCCAGGACTAGAATCTCCAATTTCAATAGTATGTTTTGTAAGTTCTTTACCATTATAGCTATATAAATTTCGTTTGTCTGCATTGAACCAAATGATTCCTTTACTATCTTCTATAACACTACCAATACTAATGTCTTTGTCAAAAAGACTTATTTCAATTGGAGTATATTTAGTACCATTATAGTAGCAAAGTCCGTTGTGTGCAGTTGCAAACCAAATGTTCCCTTTTAAATCTTCTACTGTTTGATTTACATAATCATTGCAAAGTCCGTCTTTTTCTGAAATACCTATTATAGTATTGCCATTATATATATATGCTCCTCCATTGGTACTAAACCAAAGTTGTCCTTGACTATCTTCCATAATATTATGTACAATTTTATCGCTTGTAACTCCTCTAGTTGGATCTGGTTTGGCTTTTGGCAGTGCTAATACTGAAAATTTTTCACCATCAAATGAACATGCACCTTGAAGTGTACCTATCCAAACAGTTCCATTTCGATCGGTTGTAATACTCCAAACATCATTACTAATTAAACCATCATTTTCGGTATAATTGATGAAATAGGTGCCATCATATTTCGTTATTCCATCAGAATGACCTATCCATAAATTACCAGTTTTGTCTTCTGCTATGGCTTTTATTGTGATGCTTTTTCCATTTAAATTTTTAATATCGAAATAGACTAGCGATTGACCATCATAACGGGAAAGTCCGTTTTGAGTTCCAAACCAAAAGTTTTTATTTTTATCTTGTAGCATTGTGCGCACAACTCCGCTTATTTGATTTCCTTGGGATTCTTTTATATGTGGGTCGGTTTTAAACTCGGGAAGATTTTCAGCAGGGATACTAATACTATCTGCTAATATTTTAATTTTTTCTTTGTTAGGGAATGCTTTTTTAGTAACTATATTCTCTTTTTTCTGACCATTACATGAGGTAAATACGATTAAAAAAAGAAGAAGTATTATATGGATTCCTTTAAAGATTTGATTTCCTTTTTTAATGAATTTACTTTTCATATGTTTACTTTTTATTTTTTAGCGGTAACATAAGGTATTCCCTTTTTTAATGATTGGTGACTGCATATGCAAACTGCTAGTTTATGAGGATTTCATGTTATTCTTTTTTAAGCTTTTAGCTAATATAATTCCAAATGGTTTGTTTTTTACTGATTTCTAAAAAAACTTCTCGTAATTTTTTATGCTCAGGTTTTTCCATTGGAGCATCGTCTTTTAAGAGTTTTACAGCATGATGTCGTGCCAATTGCAAAATGTCTTTATCTTTCACAATATCTGCAATTTGAAGATTTAAAACACCACTTTGTTGTTTTCCCATAATGTCTCCTGGACCACGTAACTTTAAATCGACCTCAGAAATTTCGAATCCATCATTAGTTCGTACCATGGTTTCCATTCTAATTTTACTGTCTTCACTCAATTTAAAGCCTGTCATTAATACACAATAACTTTGTTCGGCTCCACGACCTACACGACCTCTTAACTGATGAAGTTGGGAGAGTCCAAAACGTTCGGCACTTTCTATAACCATTACAGAGGCATTGGGTACATTTACGCCGACTTCTATAACTGTTGTGGCTACCATTATATTTGTTTTTCCAGCAGCAAAACGTTGCATTTCGGCTTCTTTTTCAGCAGGTTTCATTTGTCCGTGCACAATAGAAATGGAATAATGGGGTAGTGGAAAATCTCTTGAAATACTTTCGTAACCGTCCATTAAATCTTTATAATCCATTTTTTCGGATTCTTGAATTAACGGATATACGATATAGATTTGTCTGCCCTTTGCAATTTCATCTTTAATGAATTTCCATACTTTTAAACGATTGCTATCATAACGGTGAACGGTTTGAATGGGTTTTCTTCCTGCTGGTAATTCATCGATAACAGAAATATCTAAATCACCATATAAGCTCATTGCTAATGTTCTAGGAATAGGAGTAGCCGTCATAACGAGTACGTGAGGAGGAATTAAATTTTTCTTCCATAATTTACTACGCTGCTCTACACCAAAACGATGTTGTTCATCTATAATTGCAAAGCCTAAATTTCTGAATTTAACCTTATCTTCTAATAAGGCATGTGTTCCAATTAGGATGTCTAATTCTCCATTTTCTAATGCTTCATGAATTTTTCTTCTAGCTGCAATTTTGGTTGAACCAGTGAGTAGTTCTATCTTAATATCCAGTTCTTTAGCTAATTCTGAAATACCATTAAAATGTTGTGTTGCTAAAATTTCTGTAGGTGCCATTAAGCAACTTTGAAAGTTATTATCTTTTGCTATCAACATGCAAAGTAATGCAACAATTGTTTTACCAGAACCAACATCACCTTGAAGTAATCGATTCATTTGTGCATTACTTCCTAAGTCATTTCGAATCTCTTTAATTACTCTTTTTTGAGCATTGGTTAATTGAAAAGGAAGATGATTGTTATAAAAATTAGTAAAATTATCTCCAATAATTTCAAAAGGGTGTCCTTTAATTTTATGTTTACGAATTAGGTTTTTTGTAATTAATTGTAATTGTATAAAAAACAATTCTTCAAATTTTAATCGGAATTGTGCTTTCGAAAGTAAGTCCTGGTTTTTAGGAAAATGAATATTTAATAAGGCTTCTTTTTTAGAAATTAGCTTTAATTCTTCAATTAAGTAGGTTGGTAGTGTTTCAGAAAATAAAGTATGCGTTTCTAAAAAAAGTTGTTGCATCAACTTGTTTACTACTCTGTTTGAAATGCCTTTATTTGCTAATTTTTCTGTACTAGGGTAGACCGGTTGCATGGCAGAACGAAGACTGGCTTTGTGTTCTGCTAATAATTCCATATCAGGATGTGCCATATTGAATGTACTTCCAAACTGACTTACTTTTCCAAATATTACATATACTTCATTGATTTTTAATCCTTCACGAATCCATTTGTGTCCTTGAAACCATACTAGTTCCATTTCTCCTGTGTCGTCTATAAAAGTAGCCACTAAACGTTTGCCTCGCTTTTGTTCTACCGTTTTGATATTTATGATTTTACCAATTATCTGTACTTCAGAATTGTTATTTTGAAGCTGATTTATCTTAAAATAGCGGGTTCTATCAATATATCGATTAGGAAATAGGTTTAATAAATCACCATATTTATGAATAGCCAATTCTTTACGTAGCAGTTCTCCTCTGTTAGGGCCAACTCCTTTAAGATATTCAATAGGTGTTTCGAGTAGATTCATGTGTAAATTTTCAACTTAGCGAAGATACTGTTTAATTTAAAAAATTAAAAATAGTAATACAATCAAAACAGGTAAAACTACTCGTTTTTAAGACAAATAGGTTTGCTAATTTTATCCTAGCTATAACAGATTAATAATTAAGGTATTAATAATCAAATTGATAATAGAATGAATCGCAAAAAAAATACTTGTAATTGTAATTCGGAAAATTGTTCGAATAAAAAAGAAAGTACACTGATTTTGAAAAAAACGGGACGAACTATTCCTTCGATTATTTTAAGCATTATTGTTGCTTTTTTTCCTAAATGTCCTATTTGTTGGGCTGTTTATATGAGTATGTTGGGGAGTTTCGGTATTGCAGAGATTCCTTATATGCGTTGGCTTTTACCTGTTTTTTTAGCTTTTTTAGCTTTCCATTTATGGTTATTATATAAAAAAGTACCTCAAAAGGGTTATGGTCCTTTTCTGCTTAGTATTTTAGGTTTTTCTATTATGTTGTTAGCTAAATTTATATTTATTACACAAGAATGGCTAGCGATATTTGGAATGGGTTTTATTTTATTTGGTTCGCTTTGGAACAGTTTTTCAATGCCAAAAACAAAATTAATTATTAATTGATCGTTATTTCATTGACTTTTTTAAATCGGTAATCAGTTGAATAGATGTTTCGGTATTCATCAATTCTAATTGTTTAATAATGAGTTCTTTTTCCTCATT is a genomic window of Flavobacterium jumunjinense containing:
- a CDS encoding AraC family transcriptional regulator; the protein is MNYQTFQPNIDLESLISCYWTLEVPAESDAQRQRIIPDGTIEMAFILGDDIKRYTSGDEFIIQPRAMVLGQTIEPFYIEPTGYVNTFAIRFYPYGFANFVSIPIKNLANKETPIDLLFGEKTANELEQKIIEATNSNERIEIIENFLLDKLNEKTTIDNIVKTTIDALLATNGSASISTILKEDLSKRRQLERNFKNQIGVSPKQLGKVIRLQTALKMLLNKKTENLTDIAYKSEYFDQAHFIKDFKEFTGINPKEFLGNENMALSTLFYK
- the recG gene encoding ATP-dependent DNA helicase RecG, whose product is MNLLETPIEYLKGVGPNRGELLRKELAIHKYGDLLNLFPNRYIDRTRYFKINQLQNNNSEVQIIGKIINIKTVEQKRGKRLVATFIDDTGEMELVWFQGHKWIREGLKINEVYVIFGKVSQFGSTFNMAHPDMELLAEHKASLRSAMQPVYPSTEKLANKGISNRVVNKLMQQLFLETHTLFSETLPTYLIEELKLISKKEALLNIHFPKNQDLLSKAQFRLKFEELFFIQLQLITKNLIRKHKIKGHPFEIIGDNFTNFYNNHLPFQLTNAQKRVIKEIRNDLGSNAQMNRLLQGDVGSGKTIVALLCMLIAKDNNFQSCLMAPTEILATQHFNGISELAKELDIKIELLTGSTKIAARRKIHEALENGELDILIGTHALLEDKVKFRNLGFAIIDEQHRFGVEQRSKLWKKNLIPPHVLVMTATPIPRTLAMSLYGDLDISVIDELPAGRKPIQTVHRYDSNRLKVWKFIKDEIAKGRQIYIVYPLIQESEKMDYKDLMDGYESISRDFPLPHYSISIVHGQMKPAEKEAEMQRFAAGKTNIMVATTVIEVGVNVPNASVMVIESAERFGLSQLHQLRGRVGRGAEQSYCVLMTGFKLSEDSKIRMETMVRTNDGFEISEVDLKLRGPGDIMGKQQSGVLNLQIADIVKDKDILQLARHHAVKLLKDDAPMEKPEHKKLREVFLEISKKQTIWNYIS
- a CDS encoding ligand-binding sensor domain-containing protein, giving the protein MKSKFIKKGNQIFKGIHIILLLFLIVFTSCNGQKKENIVTKKAFPNKEKIKILADSISIPAENLPEFKTDPHIKESQGNQISGVVRTMLQDKNKNFWFGTQNGLSRYDGQSLVYFDIKNLNGKSITIKAIAEDKTGNLWIGHSDGITKYDGTYFINYTENDGLISNDVWSITTDRNGTVWIGTLQGACSFDGEKFSVLALPKAKPDPTRGVTSDKIVHNIMEDSQGQLWFSTNGGAYIYNGNTIIGISEKDGLCNDYVNQTVEDLKGNIWFATAHNGLCYYNGTKYTPIEISLFDKDISIGSVIEDSKGIIWFNADKRNLYSYNGKELTKHTIEIGDSSPGTFQIYEDQQQRLWFVGFKGAYRFDGNSFVNITRNGPW